Proteins found in one Pelobacter seleniigenes DSM 18267 genomic segment:
- a CDS encoding type IV pilus modification PilV family protein, giving the protein MHVLQSQKGFSLIEVIVSLTIFTAGLLAVATMQLTSVSGNLSARTAVESVAVGQDVAETFQGLSFDHPDLAVGDHGPVTEGNYSYSWNVVEDSIMPGTKTIALAVQYNQGAASKRTRITLLKPNVL; this is encoded by the coding sequence ATGCATGTGTTACAAAGCCAAAAGGGATTTTCCCTGATTGAGGTTATTGTCTCTCTCACGATCTTTACTGCCGGGCTTCTTGCTGTTGCCACGATGCAACTGACATCTGTTTCCGGAAACCTTTCGGCACGAACAGCTGTGGAGTCGGTTGCTGTCGGGCAGGATGTTGCCGAGACTTTTCAAGGGTTGAGCTTTGATCATCCTGATCTTGCTGTCGGTGATCATGGGCCTGTTACTGAGGGAAACTACAGCTATTCATGGAATGTTGTTGAAGATTCGATAATGCCTGGAACCAAGACCATTGCTCTGGCCGTGCAATATAACCAGGGGGCTGCCTCGAAACGGACCCGTATAACTTTATTGAAGCCTAATGTTCTCTAA
- a CDS encoding shikimate dehydrogenase: protein MLLSGKSKVYGLFGDPIAHSLSPAMQNHAFRHYDIDAVYVPFHVFPEQLSKAVDSLRVLNIAGVNVTVPHKEQIIPLLDRIDPATKLIGAVNTVVNENGVLVGYNTDASGFIRSLKINMDFEPSGKQVLILGAGGACRAVLVALAFAGVKSITVANRHPERAEKLIATLARHFSDVALFATGYDEQPYQDGLDNADLVVNATSVGLYGETLNFLPLERIKGSAFIYDMIYSLSKTTLIKKAHDLNLLCDDGLSMLAAQGEDAFALWTGVQPSPGFMRDFLIRRRTNM, encoded by the coding sequence ATGTTGTTATCAGGAAAAAGCAAGGTTTACGGACTCTTTGGCGACCCGATCGCTCATTCTTTATCCCCGGCAATGCAAAATCATGCTTTCCGGCATTACGATATCGATGCTGTTTATGTGCCGTTCCATGTTTTTCCGGAGCAGCTGTCAAAAGCGGTTGACTCGTTGCGGGTTCTCAATATTGCCGGCGTTAATGTTACGGTTCCTCATAAAGAGCAAATCATTCCGTTGTTGGATCGGATTGATCCGGCAACTAAATTGATCGGCGCCGTGAATACTGTGGTGAATGAAAATGGTGTTTTGGTTGGTTATAATACGGATGCTAGCGGATTTATCCGTTCCCTTAAAATCAACATGGATTTTGAACCATCCGGGAAACAGGTGCTTATACTCGGAGCTGGCGGCGCCTGTCGTGCGGTTCTGGTCGCGTTGGCTTTTGCTGGGGTTAAATCGATCACGGTTGCAAACAGGCATCCCGAACGGGCAGAAAAGCTTATTGCCACACTGGCCAGACATTTCTCAGATGTTGCGCTTTTCGCGACCGGGTACGACGAACAACCTTATCAAGATGGCCTGGACAATGCAGATTTAGTTGTCAATGCGACCTCTGTTGGTTTGTACGGGGAAACTCTAAATTTTTTACCATTGGAGCGTATTAAGGGTAGCGCGTTCATATACGATATGATATATTCGCTTTCTAAAACGACTCTTATTAAGAAAGCGCATGATTTAAATCTACTGTGTGACGATGGCCTGAGTATGCTTGCCGCCCAAGGAGAAGATGCGTTTGCTCTTTGGACGGGCGTTCAACCGTCTCCGGGATTTATGAGAGATTTTCTGATCCGGCGCCGTACTAATATGTAA
- a CDS encoding PilC/PilY family type IV pilus protein produces MKLRPYILVIIASILTAIVVGPFSVWAETVDDYSLLPPFVNAGVPPLVMLTMARNHKLYYEAYNDISDLDGDGVLDIGYKGYNVAADGSDHSASAIDYYGYFDSFKCYEYDSTNDRFNPVKVTANKVCNSSSTAVSARTWSGDFLNYLTMSRMDTLRKVLFGGYRVVDSTSETVLERVFIPQDAHTWGKEYGSYYDSHGNLIEPAYNITDLTPLDAPPVNKRHLFASTSLGNSSPPVLRVMPNSSHRIWEWVSKERPVADDSLEDLSGGGVYTGHPANTAEFKALVDEFATSAHLQGAQEVSQINGSGNPFGDDDYYLTVFDGKISIPTGKQGTYYFAVNGDDAVEVFVDGGDTPVAGWYGGHGSTSFATAVSTYYGSIDLSAGEHIVEFHHQEATGSDNYTLYWKGPASDNAWQIVPASAFVDLNQSVYDVDRSSVAASVITDYEVRVTVCDAAFPESNCKQYPDGTLKPVGLLQKHGETDRMYFGLMTGSYTKNTSGGVLRKNIGSITDEINLDTGQFTSVNGIISTINKLRIVDFDYGSHSYNSNCGWITTRPIAEGECRMWGNPIGEMMFETLRYFAGKGSPTTTFKYGTDSGLDDNELGLPKPAWQDPYATYAECAKPFMLVLSDPNNNFDSDSVPGSYFSNFSSDISGFDAEDLADFISLEEAIGGKYFIGQSASNKDGAPTEKSVDSLGDIRGLAPEEPTKQGSYYPASVAYFGRTNEINAAAPSARLTTFSVALSSPLPRIEIDTDGNSEFDITIVPFAKSVGGNSISASKDDFQPTNTIVDVFMQEQTPTYGKFRINFEDVEQGADHDMDAIAIYEYFVNNDGTLTINVNSEYAAGGMIQHMGYVISGTTHDGTYLVVRDADTGASSDPDYFLDTPPGVLPGGDWDDNVALPLTSTRTFTQSGTPATILQSPLWYAAKWGGFEEKGGTANAPDLQEEWDEGPGAPDGDPDTYFYVTNPLYLEQQLGRSFADILRRSSSGTAASVISSSRSGEGAIYQSLFYTTQTDSAGNSVVWTGQTHSLFVDAYGNMREDTNRNGILDMTEDKIVIFTENSNNGGIQTVVDKYLDVNGDGQLIGDEETATDVSTDVNELMFVWTSSQWLNELSDADVLTNRSSYISATDRRYIMTFIDADHDMIADSGEMKPFVASDNTILPYVHGMSPFDITLLPEDLNDIRINDLTDYSSALTAFQTQQRQRVINYIRGEDQGEQSITVAGHTLTLPAMRPRKFNQDSDNNVETWRLGDIVYSTPTVVGTPSEDYDLLYYDSSYTDFYLRYQKRRNVVYVGANDGMLHAFNGGFYDSLTKGFYRAYDPGETNAYSNPSDTPVLGEELWAYVPFNLLPHLYWLTDQGYDLEKHVAYMDLKPRIFDAKIFTADDADGTHPHGWGTVMVVGMRFGGGALAADTNFDNTKTDASSAAEPVMRSAYVVMDITDPEQPPKLLAELSFPDLGFTTSYPTVAVFEDRGDLLTTPSSAAHSWYLAIGSGPYDSATGGAGGEALSDATSDQSAKVYLVDLEELAKNGALKVIDSSGAVVTGAVNAKAFASVDSNAFVSDLVTADFDIDYKADAIYFGTVSGDFASGWGGKMRRLVFDNDDTPSHWGNDSTLINLDSVKDGQPITAAPAIGLSKTNIAGVYDRWVFFGTGRFFNRKDVSSAVTADDVQSYYGIKEPFDLSSGSPVYTWGTVSNTALLDTTRARVFEDGYSVFLDYLNTSTLTDFNSLLTKMRSVPGDSDFVPGWRFDLTTARERNLGQASLLGELLTFTTYIPAENDCEIEGQGNLYAPYFLTGTAYKNSILGYTDVTINEDRDGDSVKETTVKEVARNISIGRGMTLTPNLHVGRGQGSKAFLQTSTGGILGYEQQNPGATKSGVISWEVE; encoded by the coding sequence ATGAAACTGAGACCATATATTCTGGTTATAATTGCGTCCATATTGACTGCGATAGTCGTGGGGCCGTTCTCCGTGTGGGCTGAAACTGTTGATGATTACAGCCTCCTGCCGCCGTTCGTCAATGCCGGGGTGCCACCTCTGGTCATGTTGACCATGGCGAGAAATCATAAATTATATTATGAAGCCTATAATGATATTTCTGATCTCGATGGCGATGGCGTTCTCGACATTGGTTACAAAGGGTATAATGTTGCTGCGGATGGCAGCGATCATTCTGCTTCGGCCATCGATTACTATGGCTATTTTGATTCGTTCAAATGTTACGAGTATGACAGTACAAATGATCGGTTCAATCCGGTCAAAGTGACGGCTAATAAGGTTTGCAACAGTTCTTCGACCGCAGTTTCGGCCAGGACCTGGAGCGGTGATTTCCTGAACTATCTGACCATGTCGCGCATGGATACCCTGCGCAAGGTTCTGTTTGGTGGTTACCGTGTCGTCGATTCGACCAGTGAAACGGTTCTGGAGCGGGTTTTTATCCCGCAGGATGCCCATACCTGGGGGAAGGAATACGGTAGTTATTACGATTCCCACGGCAATCTTATTGAGCCGGCCTACAATATTACAGATCTCACCCCGCTAGATGCCCCACCAGTTAACAAAAGGCACCTCTTTGCAAGTACCAGTCTCGGCAATTCCAGCCCTCCGGTTCTACGGGTTATGCCCAACAGTAGCCACCGGATTTGGGAGTGGGTCTCTAAAGAGCGTCCAGTGGCTGACGATAGTCTCGAAGATTTGAGCGGTGGCGGGGTCTATACAGGTCACCCCGCAAATACTGCTGAATTTAAAGCCTTGGTTGACGAATTTGCAACTTCCGCCCATCTGCAGGGTGCGCAAGAGGTTTCGCAAATTAATGGTAGTGGCAACCCTTTTGGAGACGACGATTATTACCTGACGGTTTTTGACGGCAAAATCTCCATCCCGACAGGGAAACAGGGAACTTATTATTTTGCAGTGAATGGAGATGATGCTGTCGAGGTTTTTGTCGATGGCGGAGATACCCCGGTGGCAGGCTGGTATGGTGGGCACGGTTCAACCAGTTTCGCAACAGCTGTTTCAACTTACTACGGTTCAATTGATCTTAGTGCAGGTGAGCATATCGTCGAGTTTCATCATCAGGAAGCCACGGGGAGCGACAACTATACCCTTTACTGGAAGGGGCCTGCCAGCGACAATGCCTGGCAGATTGTCCCTGCCTCTGCTTTTGTAGATCTTAACCAGTCGGTCTATGATGTTGATCGGAGTTCGGTTGCAGCCTCCGTCATTACCGATTATGAGGTGCGGGTCACTGTCTGTGATGCGGCTTTTCCGGAAAGCAACTGCAAGCAGTACCCGGATGGTACGTTGAAGCCGGTTGGATTATTGCAGAAGCACGGTGAGACTGATCGGATGTATTTCGGACTAATGACCGGTTCCTACACCAAAAATACCTCTGGTGGTGTCTTACGTAAAAATATCGGTAGTATTACTGACGAGATTAATCTTGATACCGGACAGTTTACCAGTGTTAACGGCATTATTTCGACCATTAATAAACTGCGGATTGTCGATTTTGATTATGGATCCCACAGTTATAACAGTAACTGCGGATGGATCACCACCCGACCTATTGCCGAGGGTGAGTGTCGCATGTGGGGAAATCCCATCGGCGAAATGATGTTCGAAACATTGCGCTACTTTGCCGGGAAGGGGAGCCCAACCACCACCTTTAAATATGGTACCGATTCCGGTCTGGATGATAATGAACTCGGACTTCCCAAGCCGGCCTGGCAGGATCCTTACGCAACCTATGCCGAATGCGCCAAGCCGTTTATGCTGGTTCTGAGTGACCCGAACAATAACTTTGATTCAGATTCAGTTCCTGGATCCTATTTTTCAAACTTTTCCAGTGATATCAGTGGATTTGACGCTGAAGACCTGGCTGACTTCATCAGCCTTGAAGAAGCTATCGGCGGCAAATATTTCATCGGACAATCGGCATCTAATAAAGATGGCGCGCCAACCGAGAAAAGTGTTGATTCTCTTGGCGATATTCGTGGGCTTGCGCCAGAAGAACCGACCAAGCAGGGCAGCTATTATCCGGCCAGTGTCGCTTATTTCGGTCGAACCAATGAAATTAATGCAGCAGCCCCTTCCGCCAGGCTCACGACATTCTCAGTTGCTCTGTCTTCGCCTTTACCGCGTATTGAAATAGATACAGACGGCAACTCTGAATTTGACATCACGATAGTTCCCTTTGCCAAATCCGTTGGCGGTAATAGCATCAGTGCCTCAAAAGATGATTTTCAACCAACCAATACTATTGTCGATGTGTTTATGCAGGAGCAGACTCCAACCTATGGCAAGTTTCGCATCAACTTTGAAGACGTCGAACAAGGTGCCGACCACGATATGGATGCCATCGCAATCTATGAATATTTTGTCAATAACGACGGTACCCTGACGATCAATGTGAACTCTGAATATGCGGCCGGGGGAATGATTCAACACATGGGGTATGTCATATCCGGGACCACCCATGACGGGACCTACCTTGTCGTTCGGGATGCGGATACCGGGGCAAGCAGTGATCCGGATTATTTCCTCGATACCCCGCCTGGAGTGCTGCCGGGCGGAGATTGGGATGATAACGTCGCTTTGCCGCTGACCAGTACCAGGACCTTTACTCAATCCGGAACTCCCGCCACTATTCTGCAAAGTCCGTTGTGGTATGCCGCCAAATGGGGTGGGTTTGAAGAAAAAGGAGGGACCGCCAATGCTCCGGATCTGCAGGAGGAGTGGGATGAGGGTCCTGGTGCTCCTGACGGCGATCCAGATACTTATTTTTATGTCACCAATCCCCTTTATCTGGAGCAGCAACTGGGGCGTTCCTTTGCGGATATACTGCGCCGCAGTTCTTCCGGTACTGCGGCTTCCGTTATCTCAAGCAGCCGTTCGGGAGAGGGGGCCATTTATCAATCACTTTTCTACACCACCCAAACGGATTCCGCCGGGAATAGCGTCGTTTGGACCGGGCAAACCCATAGTTTGTTTGTGGATGCCTATGGGAATATGCGGGAAGACACCAACCGCAACGGCATTTTGGATATGACGGAAGATAAAATTGTCATTTTTACTGAAAATTCCAACAATGGGGGAATCCAGACCGTTGTTGACAAGTATCTTGATGTCAATGGTGACGGTCAGTTGATCGGGGATGAAGAGACAGCTACAGATGTGTCGACGGATGTTAACGAGCTGATGTTTGTCTGGACTTCAAGCCAGTGGCTGAATGAATTGTCCGATGCTGATGTCCTCACTAATCGTAGCAGCTATATTTCCGCGACTGATCGACGTTACATCATGACCTTTATCGATGCCGATCACGATATGATTGCCGACAGCGGTGAGATGAAGCCCTTCGTTGCTTCGGACAATACCATTCTCCCGTATGTTCACGGCATGTCGCCGTTCGATATTACCCTTCTGCCTGAAGACCTTAATGATATTAGAATCAATGATTTGACGGATTATTCATCTGCCCTGACGGCTTTTCAGACTCAGCAGCGGCAGAGGGTGATTAATTATATCCGTGGAGAGGATCAGGGGGAACAGTCGATCACTGTTGCCGGTCATACTCTGACCCTGCCGGCCATGCGACCGAGAAAATTCAATCAGGATTCAGACAACAATGTTGAAACCTGGCGTTTGGGGGATATCGTTTATTCCACGCCGACGGTTGTTGGAACACCCAGTGAAGATTACGATCTGCTCTATTATGATTCGAGCTATACGGATTTTTACCTGCGTTATCAAAAACGCCGCAACGTTGTTTATGTTGGCGCCAACGATGGTATGCTCCATGCCTTTAACGGTGGTTTTTATGACAGCCTGACCAAAGGATTTTATCGTGCTTATGACCCTGGTGAAACCAATGCCTACAGTAATCCTTCTGATACCCCGGTTTTGGGAGAAGAACTCTGGGCTTATGTTCCTTTCAACCTGTTGCCTCATCTGTATTGGTTGACAGACCAGGGCTATGATCTTGAAAAACATGTCGCCTATATGGACCTCAAGCCGCGGATTTTCGATGCCAAAATATTTACCGCCGATGATGCGGATGGCACCCACCCCCATGGCTGGGGCACGGTCATGGTCGTGGGGATGAGGTTCGGTGGTGGCGCCTTGGCGGCTGATACCAATTTCGACAACACCAAGACAGATGCTTCTTCCGCTGCGGAGCCGGTCATGAGATCTGCTTATGTGGTTATGGATATCACCGACCCGGAACAGCCCCCTAAGCTTTTGGCTGAATTGTCTTTTCCTGACCTGGGCTTTACGACATCTTACCCAACCGTCGCAGTTTTTGAAGATCGGGGAGATTTGTTGACTACACCGTCTTCAGCGGCCCATTCCTGGTATCTGGCGATTGGTTCGGGTCCCTATGATTCCGCAACTGGAGGTGCTGGCGGAGAGGCTCTCTCTGATGCAACCAGTGACCAATCTGCCAAGGTTTATCTGGTGGATTTGGAAGAACTGGCAAAAAATGGGGCACTGAAAGTTATTGATTCAAGTGGTGCCGTTGTCACTGGAGCTGTTAACGCGAAGGCGTTTGCCTCTGTAGATAGTAATGCATTTGTGTCGGATCTGGTTACGGCAGATTTCGATATAGACTATAAAGCCGATGCCATCTACTTTGGAACCGTCTCTGGCGATTTTGCCAGTGGATGGGGCGGCAAAATGCGAAGGCTGGTGTTCGACAATGACGATACTCCAAGTCATTGGGGCAATGATTCGACTCTGATCAACCTGGACAGCGTCAAAGACGGGCAGCCTATTACCGCGGCCCCGGCCATCGGTCTTTCAAAAACAAACATCGCCGGGGTTTATGATCGCTGGGTTTTCTTTGGAACCGGACGATTCTTTAACCGAAAAGACGTTAGTTCTGCAGTAACGGCTGATGACGTCCAATCTTACTATGGAATCAAAGAGCCTTTTGACCTGAGTTCAGGAAGCCCGGTCTATACTTGGGGTACCGTGAGTAATACCGCCTTACTTGATACGACAAGGGCGCGTGTCTTTGAAGACGGTTACAGTGTCTTTCTCGATTATCTGAATACCTCGACCCTCACAGATTTCAATTCATTGCTTACCAAGATGAGGTCAGTGCCGGGGGACAGCGATTTTGTTCCGGGGTGGCGTTTTGATCTAACCACGGCTCGGGAAAGAAACCTTGGTCAAGCTTCCCTGCTGGGGGAATTGCTGACTTTTACCACTTATATACCGGCGGAAAATGATTGTGAGATCGAAGGTCAGGGCAACTTGTATGCGCCTTATTTCCTGACCGGGACCGCTTATAAAAATTCGATTCTTGGTTATACCGATGTGACGATCAATGAAGATCGGGATGGGGACTCTGTAAAAGAAACCACTGTCAAAGAAGTTGCCCGAAATATCTCCATTGGTAGAGGCATGACCTTGACACCTAACCTGCATGTTGGTCGTGGTCAGGGGAGTAAAGCGTTCCTGCAGACCAGCACCGGAGGTATCCTTGGTTACGAGCAACAGAATCCAGGCGCGACGAAAAGTGGTGTGATTTCCTGGGAAGTTGAATAA
- a CDS encoding pilus assembly PilX N-terminal domain-containing protein, whose product MKFFSSLQNESGAALMMAIMMLVLLTVIGLSALKNTDLQLYIAGNEKLNTQTFYAADAGNEVSKELVEEIVEARGWKNESGTEKTIDNVTIYNKDLWNNSPLPDDPTADSPGPTNRDISLPFGQGNTYLRVGGRGMLAFGGAIQMAAGYEGIGKGAAGRGSWKIYNVRSHHEGVNNSEEQIRGRWRHVN is encoded by the coding sequence ATGAAATTCTTTTCGAGTTTGCAGAACGAGTCCGGCGCTGCATTGATGATGGCTATTATGATGCTGGTTTTGCTGACTGTTATTGGTTTGAGTGCCTTAAAAAATACCGACTTGCAGTTGTATATTGCGGGCAATGAAAAATTAAATACCCAGACATTTTATGCCGCCGATGCTGGAAATGAAGTCAGTAAAGAGTTAGTTGAAGAGATTGTCGAAGCCCGGGGATGGAAAAATGAATCCGGTACGGAGAAAACCATCGACAATGTCACGATTTACAATAAAGACCTCTGGAATAATAGCCCCTTGCCGGATGATCCCACTGCGGATAGTCCCGGTCCGACAAACCGCGATATTAGTTTGCCCTTTGGGCAGGGAAACACCTATCTGCGGGTAGGCGGTCGGGGAATGCTAGCTTTTGGCGGCGCCATTCAGATGGCTGCTGGCTATGAGGGCATTGGGAAGGGGGCCGCAGGGCGAGGTTCCTGGAAGATTTACAATGTACGTTCCCATCACGAAGGCGTGAATAACAGTGAGGAACAGATTCGCGGCCGGTGGCGTCATGTCAATTAA
- a CDS encoding prepilin-type N-terminal cleavage/methylation domain-containing protein — translation MNHNENHFWIESGFTLVELLVAVAVAGILGTGIMSLYINNSKTYETQNLVTEAQQNVRAGMNALTRDIQMAGFDPDKIASAGFLQAGTGSLQVTMDLDRNGTIASGDENVTYAINGSGHLGRNTNTVAENVTALGFAYSIDSDNDGQLDVDDNGTPGDLTDDRLIWAVIGANGNWWDLDTDGDGTIALADDSDGDDLINGVDTGIAADLDDIRAVKIWLLVETSRQDRTGGPTLDFVVGDRVVHSNDGLRRRLLVTSVNCRNMGI, via the coding sequence ATGAATCATAACGAAAACCATTTCTGGATTGAATCAGGCTTTACGCTTGTTGAGTTATTGGTTGCTGTTGCCGTTGCCGGGATTCTTGGAACTGGAATCATGTCCCTTTATATAAATAATTCCAAAACCTACGAAACGCAAAACCTGGTTACGGAAGCACAGCAGAACGTCAGGGCAGGCATGAATGCCCTGACCCGCGATATTCAAATGGCCGGTTTTGATCCGGATAAAATCGCATCTGCAGGCTTTTTGCAGGCCGGGACAGGTTCTCTTCAGGTCACTATGGATTTGGATAGAAATGGAACCATTGCGAGCGGTGACGAAAATGTGACCTATGCCATTAACGGCTCCGGGCATCTTGGTAGAAACACCAATACTGTAGCCGAAAATGTGACCGCACTGGGCTTTGCTTATTCGATAGACTCGGATAACGATGGCCAACTGGATGTTGATGACAATGGGACCCCGGGAGATTTGACGGATGATCGACTCATCTGGGCAGTCATTGGTGCAAATGGAAATTGGTGGGATCTAGATACGGACGGAGACGGCACTATAGCACTTGCAGACGACTCCGACGGGGATGATTTGATCAATGGTGTGGATACTGGGATTGCGGCTGACCTTGATGATATCAGAGCCGTAAAAATTTGGTTATTGGTCGAAACTTCAAGACAGGATAGGACGGGCGGGCCGACCTTGGACTTTGTCGTAGGGGATCGGGTTGTCCATTCCAATGACGGGTTAAGAAGGCGCCTGCTGGTGACTTCCGTAAATTGCCGCAATATGGGGATTTGA
- a CDS encoding GspH/FimT family pseudopilin, producing the protein MGLSKLPRCKRKKNQGVTLLELIVVLAIFGIMTAVAVPYLRPTTEQAELRAAAQELYGYFQRAKVEAAKKNLPVAIIFTLSGTNKYTVFVDSNNDKILDSGEQVIADISLRPQQIFASSTFPGGGAETGFTPNGLPSGGAGTIVIKDINTGASFALSTSVAGNISLE; encoded by the coding sequence ATGGGCCTGTCAAAATTGCCTCGGTGTAAAAGAAAGAAGAACCAGGGTGTCACTCTGCTGGAACTAATCGTAGTTTTGGCTATTTTCGGAATCATGACTGCTGTTGCTGTGCCTTATCTGCGTCCCACGACTGAGCAGGCTGAGCTTCGTGCTGCTGCACAGGAACTGTACGGATATTTTCAACGGGCAAAGGTTGAGGCGGCAAAAAAGAACCTTCCTGTGGCAATTATTTTTACCCTGTCCGGGACCAACAAGTATACGGTTTTTGTTGATAGTAATAATGATAAAATTTTGGACTCAGGAGAACAGGTGATCGCGGATATCTCCCTGAGGCCGCAGCAGATATTTGCATCATCAACTTTTCCTGGAGGGGGTGCGGAAACTGGGTTCACACCCAATGGCTTGCCGTCAGGGGGAGCGGGGACGATCGTCATAAAAGATATCAACACTGGAGCTTCTTTTGCTTTATCAACTTCAGTTGCCGGCAATATTTCTTTGGAATAA
- a CDS encoding bifunctional riboflavin kinase/FAD synthetase: protein MIIMSSLSELPDDFGPCVLTLGNFDGVHLGHRELFRSLIKSARQLGCPSVVCTFNPHPLKFLAPDKAPRLLNTEDEKQRLIAASHVDYLLNIPFTHEFAKMPPEQFVDDVLVGRLNVCKLIVGYDYAFGKDREGDGVFLQRYGENHNFKVEVMQPVGADGLPYSSTRIRNLITEGRVAEVVNLLGRQYNLEGRVVPGFQRGRKMGFPTANLETDKELLPAPGVYAVKVRFDQQEYSAVANLGNRPTFSDGLSTIEVHLLDFSGDLYGQRMRMYFVERLRDEKKFADLGALSKAIADDVLCARQILQETRIIQYQEYLSLR, encoded by the coding sequence ATGATTATCATGAGTTCTTTATCCGAATTGCCGGATGATTTTGGCCCTTGTGTCTTGACCTTAGGTAACTTTGATGGTGTTCATCTTGGTCATCGGGAGCTGTTCCGCAGCTTGATCAAGTCGGCTCGGCAATTGGGTTGTCCTTCTGTAGTTTGTACCTTCAATCCTCATCCGCTGAAATTTCTTGCCCCTGATAAAGCTCCCCGATTGCTGAATACCGAGGACGAAAAGCAGCGCTTGATTGCGGCTTCCCATGTTGATTATCTGCTGAATATTCCCTTTACCCATGAATTTGCTAAAATGCCTCCTGAGCAGTTTGTTGATGATGTTCTGGTTGGGAGACTCAACGTTTGCAAGCTTATCGTGGGTTATGATTATGCCTTTGGGAAAGACCGTGAGGGAGATGGAGTCTTTTTGCAGCGCTATGGAGAAAATCACAATTTTAAGGTTGAGGTGATGCAGCCAGTCGGTGCCGACGGATTACCTTACAGTTCAACCAGAATTCGCAATCTGATTACCGAAGGTCGGGTTGCTGAAGTCGTTAATCTATTAGGGCGACAGTATAATCTTGAGGGGCGAGTTGTGCCAGGTTTCCAGCGTGGGCGGAAAATGGGATTCCCAACCGCAAATCTGGAAACCGATAAGGAATTGCTTCCTGCTCCTGGGGTCTATGCGGTCAAGGTTCGTTTTGATCAACAGGAGTACAGTGCGGTTGCAAATCTTGGAAATCGGCCGACGTTTTCCGACGGCTTGTCAACCATAGAAGTGCATCTGCTGGACTTTTCAGGAGACTTGTACGGGCAAAGGATGCGGATGTATTTTGTCGAACGGCTTCGTGATGAAAAAAAGTTTGCTGATCTTGGCGCCTTGTCAAAGGCCATCGCCGACGATGTGTTGTGCGCTCGCCAGATCCTCCAGGAAACCCGGATAATTCAATATCAGGAGTACCTTTCGCTACGATAG